In Providencia zhijiangensis, a single window of DNA contains:
- a CDS encoding DUF1097 domain-containing protein, producing the protein MKLLFSLSLTTAILSGLWAWVADLFGLISWAGFLGCTAYFAYPKEGIKGLLVTALTALSGVVWGLVIIHSDKLTHDLPNFAGYFVTTIIAFIMCFQAQKSWLAYIPGTFIGACATFAAQGNWQLTIPSLIVGVLFGYAMKQSGLWLVKKLDSTS; encoded by the coding sequence GTGAAACTACTTTTTTCTCTATCATTAACGACTGCAATTCTTTCTGGGTTATGGGCATGGGTTGCGGATCTCTTTGGCTTGATCAGTTGGGCGGGATTTTTAGGCTGCACGGCTTATTTTGCTTATCCCAAAGAAGGGATAAAGGGATTGCTTGTCACTGCATTAACAGCGCTAAGTGGTGTTGTTTGGGGATTAGTCATTATTCATAGCGATAAACTCACCCATGACTTGCCTAATTTTGCAGGCTACTTTGTGACCACGATTATCGCTTTTATCATGTGCTTTCAAGCCCAAAAATCGTGGCTAGCCTATATACCAGGAACCTTTATCGGCGCCTGTGCAACCTTTGCAGCGCAAGGCAATTGGCAACTGACTATCCCGTCGCTTATTGTCGGCGTTTTATTTGGCTACGCAATGAAACAAAGTGGTCTCTGGTTAGTCAAAAAACTGGATAGTACTTCCTGA
- the fliE gene encoding flagellar hook-basal body complex protein FliE: MTIQAIEGVVSQLNVMATQAAHNTKPVVEPVGFADHLVASVNQINETRVQSAQKVQDFTLGKPDVSLNDVMVDMQKASLSLQMGIQVRNKLVAAYQEIMSMPV, encoded by the coding sequence ATGACGATTCAAGCGATTGAAGGGGTGGTTTCCCAACTAAATGTGATGGCGACTCAAGCGGCACATAACACCAAACCCGTTGTAGAGCCGGTGGGTTTTGCCGATCACTTAGTGGCATCCGTGAACCAAATCAATGAAACTCGCGTGCAATCTGCACAAAAAGTACAGGATTTCACCCTCGGTAAGCCTGATGTTTCATTAAATGATGTGATGGTCGATATGCAAAAAGCCAGCTTGAGCCTACAAATGGGCATTCAGGTGCGTAATAAGCTGGTGGCAGCGTACCAAGAGATTATGTCAATGCCGGTGTGA
- the hxsD gene encoding His-Xaa-Ser system protein HxsD, with protein sequence MKLVTLNKQDYSLPVVRQALYWMNEFSEWTIDDRGNELAITFVDNNEAILFKFYQLLNDYSLREKIDIKTRHVRNSIINKVLASLDERLSK encoded by the coding sequence ATGAAACTGGTAACTTTAAATAAGCAAGATTATTCATTGCCTGTGGTGAGACAAGCATTGTATTGGATGAATGAATTTAGTGAGTGGACGATTGATGACAGAGGAAATGAATTGGCTATAACGTTTGTTGATAATAACGAAGCGATACTATTTAAATTTTATCAATTACTAAACGATTATTCATTGCGTGAGAAAATTGATATTAAAACGCGTCATGTAAGAAACTCTATTATAAATAAAGTATTAGCTAGCTTAGATGAGCGGTTATCAAAATGA
- the hxsB gene encoding His-Xaa-Ser system radical SAM maturase HxsB yields the protein MKLLPFNFEYLDNGKVIISNLAGYSLVISSDDLQKMVEGSWDDSISSQEIFKRQKALKEKLFISDNLKLAETLLAAGLGKKLSAEMKFSPIFMIVPTLRCDHTCRYCQVSRASVNAKDVDLADEKIPTIIGLIKKLSTAPYKIEIQGGEPLLRFDLIEKIYDEVISQLGEENIEFIITSSLSLLTDDMISWSKDKPVLFSVSLDGTAVVHNKNRILPTKDSYERVITNIKKLQQQLGKNRVSTVTTVTKALLAQPESLLDAHQEIGIYDLFIRPISPYGFAEGKNDYSIEEYLSFYQKLLSLIMEYNRKNIPFVEHSAAIHIKRLQNPTFCGYADLKSPSGLVFNSLLFNYDGKLYGSDESRMLQKVYPEIDFSIGDIDSFSFAENPIYQQILSESFNMLQVGCEQCAFQPYCGVDPCQNISLFGEPVGNKSQSRFCQYHKGMFKLLVSKMNDDTDDARILKRWSHA from the coding sequence ATGAAACTGCTCCCATTTAACTTTGAATATTTAGATAATGGCAAGGTTATTATCAGCAATTTGGCGGGATATTCTCTAGTGATTAGTAGCGATGACCTGCAAAAAATGGTTGAGGGGTCGTGGGATGATAGTATTTCATCACAGGAAATATTCAAAAGGCAGAAAGCGTTAAAAGAAAAACTATTTATTAGTGATAATCTTAAACTGGCGGAAACCTTGTTAGCTGCGGGATTAGGTAAAAAATTATCAGCGGAAATGAAGTTTTCTCCTATTTTTATGATTGTTCCTACGCTGCGGTGCGATCATACTTGCCGTTATTGTCAAGTTAGTCGAGCGTCAGTGAATGCTAAAGATGTCGATCTTGCAGATGAGAAGATCCCAACCATTATTGGATTGATTAAAAAGTTATCTACTGCACCATATAAAATTGAAATTCAAGGTGGGGAACCTTTATTACGATTTGATCTAATCGAGAAAATTTATGATGAAGTGATTTCTCAACTTGGTGAGGAAAATATTGAATTTATTATCACTTCCAGTTTGTCTTTACTTACTGACGATATGATTTCGTGGTCAAAAGATAAGCCTGTTTTATTTTCAGTTTCTTTGGATGGAACTGCAGTCGTTCATAATAAAAATCGTATTTTGCCAACAAAAGACTCTTATGAGCGGGTGATTACGAATATCAAAAAATTGCAGCAACAGCTTGGAAAAAACAGAGTATCGACGGTCACTACAGTAACAAAAGCATTATTAGCGCAGCCTGAGTCATTACTTGATGCACACCAAGAAATAGGTATTTACGACCTGTTTATTCGACCTATTAGCCCGTATGGTTTTGCGGAAGGAAAAAATGATTACTCGATTGAGGAATATTTGAGTTTTTATCAAAAATTACTTTCACTCATAATGGAATATAACAGAAAAAATATTCCATTTGTCGAGCATTCAGCCGCAATTCATATTAAGAGACTCCAAAATCCTACATTCTGTGGTTATGCGGATTTAAAATCGCCAAGTGGCTTAGTATTCAATAGTTTATTATTTAATTATGACGGTAAACTTTATGGTAGCGACGAAAGTCGCATGCTGCAGAAAGTGTATCCTGAAATTGATTTCTCAATTGGTGATATTGATTCTTTTTCATTTGCAGAAAATCCGATTTATCAACAAATATTATCTGAATCATTTAATATGCTGCAAGTCGGGTGTGAACAATGCGCATTCCAGCCTTATTGTGGCGTTGACCCTTGTCAAAATATCAGTTTATTTGGCGAGCCAGTTGGTAATAAAAGTCAGTCGCGTTTTTGCCAATATCATAAAGGCATGTTTAAACTGCTAGTGTCTAAAATGAATGACGATACCGATGACGCGAGAATATTAAAAAGGTGGTCTCATGCCTGA
- the fliF gene encoding flagellar basal-body MS-ring/collar protein FliF encodes MSTASKDTGEAKKGFASLIESIKADPKIPLIIAGAAAISIIVALLLWFRSPDYRVLLSNLSAKDGGDIVGQLTQMNVPYQIADNGSAILVPADKVHELRLKLAQSGLPKGGNTGFELLDKEQFGISQFSEQINYQRALEGELSRTIESLSPVQSARVHLAIPKPTLFVREQKLPTASVTVGLLPGRMLDEGQISAIVHMVSSSVTGLTAANVIIVDQTGRLLTNNDNSQQSANSAQIKMTKEMEAHLKERIEDILSPLVGRANIHAQVTAQMDFSKVEQTSEEYKPNQTPDAAAVRSRQNSESLQNSNGGPSGVPGALSNQPVSAPSAPIDANKESTDGKTAGNNRNGTLNTQRDETTNYEVDRKISHTQRQIGVVDRLSVAVIVNYQSQEGEKGPEMKPLPPEMLQQIDALTREAMGYSAQRGDSINITNSLFTDDTPVVEEPSLLNNPQVIGQALDYGKILLIALIAWFMWRFGIKPQWVKYRKTQQAQIDAEMSIANASQVKAPFVVEEEISEDMDEKTRRRLTRQRVSAEIQSQRIREMAEKDPQVVAMVIRQWLGKSQ; translated from the coding sequence ATGAGTACCGCATCTAAAGATACGGGGGAGGCCAAAAAAGGTTTTGCCTCACTGATCGAAAGCATCAAAGCCGACCCGAAAATACCGTTAATTATTGCCGGTGCTGCTGCGATATCTATTATTGTCGCCCTGCTCCTCTGGTTCCGTAGCCCTGACTATCGCGTGCTGCTGAGTAATCTTAGCGCAAAAGATGGTGGCGATATTGTCGGTCAATTGACCCAGATGAACGTCCCTTATCAAATCGCGGATAACGGCAGCGCTATTCTTGTGCCTGCTGATAAAGTCCATGAATTACGTTTGAAACTGGCGCAATCAGGTCTACCGAAAGGCGGAAATACCGGTTTTGAACTGCTTGATAAAGAACAATTTGGTATCAGCCAATTTAGCGAGCAAATCAACTACCAGCGCGCCCTTGAAGGGGAATTGTCTCGTACCATCGAATCTCTCAGCCCAGTACAAAGCGCTCGAGTCCATTTAGCTATCCCTAAGCCAACCTTATTTGTCCGTGAACAAAAACTGCCGACCGCCTCGGTCACTGTCGGTTTATTGCCGGGCAGAATGTTGGATGAAGGGCAAATTAGCGCTATCGTTCACATGGTTTCCAGCAGCGTGACAGGCTTAACCGCCGCCAACGTGATCATTGTCGACCAAACGGGTCGCCTACTCACCAACAACGATAATAGCCAGCAATCTGCCAATAGCGCACAAATCAAAATGACCAAAGAGATGGAAGCCCATCTTAAAGAGCGCATTGAAGATATTCTGTCGCCATTAGTCGGTCGTGCCAATATTCACGCGCAAGTCACTGCGCAGATGGATTTTTCAAAAGTTGAGCAGACTTCTGAAGAGTACAAGCCAAACCAAACCCCTGATGCGGCTGCGGTTCGTTCTCGCCAGAACAGCGAAAGTCTGCAAAACAGTAACGGTGGCCCAAGTGGCGTACCGGGCGCATTATCGAACCAACCAGTAAGCGCACCGAGCGCACCGATTGATGCTAATAAAGAAAGCACCGATGGGAAAACTGCCGGGAATAACCGTAATGGCACCCTCAATACCCAGCGTGATGAAACCACAAACTACGAAGTGGATCGCAAAATCAGTCACACACAGCGCCAAATTGGTGTCGTTGATCGACTGTCTGTTGCGGTGATCGTCAATTACCAATCCCAAGAAGGTGAGAAAGGCCCAGAAATGAAGCCGCTCCCACCAGAAATGTTGCAACAAATTGATGCATTAACCCGTGAAGCGATGGGCTATTCCGCACAGCGTGGCGACTCCATCAACATTACGAACTCCTTATTTACTGACGATACGCCAGTGGTTGAAGAGCCTTCGTTGTTGAATAACCCGCAAGTGATTGGCCAAGCGTTAGATTACGGCAAAATCTTGCTGATCGCGTTGATTGCTTGGTTTATGTGGCGCTTCGGTATCAAACCTCAGTGGGTGAAATACCGTAAAACCCAACAAGCGCAAATCGATGCTGAAATGTCCATTGCTAATGCATCTCAAGTCAAAGCGCCGTTCGTGGTGGAAGAAGAAATTAGTGAAGATATGGACGAGAAAACCCGTCGCCGTCTTACTCGTCAACGTGTTAGCGCTGAAATTCAAAGCCAGCGTATTCGTGAAATGGCAGAGAAAGACCCACAAGTCGTGGCAATGGTTATCCGTCAGTGGTTAGGAAAATCCCAATGA